A genome region from Streptomyces antimycoticus includes the following:
- a CDS encoding DUF4232 domain-containing protein codes for MTPLRIQLDDDGPGGEDEEALRRLLHRAVDDLEPSSDSLDHLRRAVPARRARRRQALVGAAAAVVLGCAAVPALVHVATTSNGADDRPANAASSHRTPETSGGRHGEGSGGKGSDGPADTVEQDKGDKDKDKGKDKPPKGDEEGGSGGTAPDPSNTLNATSPTCSRAQLTSGGAGSVGAADAEGRVYGSFRVANISDSACTVEGSGSVGASAEGGADASRILVVDHTAGDAAAGLPDPSLQPGTLILKPGQAYEVKFAWIPAAGGGTSGCSTTGTPTPDPSTDPAQDGPQDNPGTGEPGGGDGGEPQDASVLVSHTPEAGDPAAASVTIGGACAGTIYRTGLLASL; via the coding sequence GTGACGCCCCTCCGGATTCAGCTTGACGACGACGGGCCCGGCGGTGAGGACGAGGAGGCGCTGCGGCGGCTGCTGCACCGCGCCGTCGACGATCTCGAACCGTCCTCCGACTCCCTCGACCATCTGCGGCGCGCCGTGCCCGCCCGCCGTGCGCGGCGGCGCCAGGCCCTGGTCGGGGCCGCGGCCGCGGTGGTGCTCGGCTGCGCGGCCGTACCGGCGCTGGTGCACGTCGCGACCACCAGCAATGGCGCGGACGACCGCCCGGCCAATGCCGCCAGCAGCCACCGCACCCCTGAGACCAGCGGCGGCCGGCACGGCGAGGGCAGTGGCGGCAAGGGCTCCGACGGGCCCGCCGACACGGTCGAGCAGGACAAGGGCGACAAGGACAAGGACAAGGGGAAGGACAAGCCGCCGAAGGGCGACGAGGAGGGCGGCTCCGGCGGTACGGCCCCCGACCCTTCCAACACGCTGAACGCCACTTCGCCCACCTGCAGCCGCGCCCAGCTCACCAGCGGTGGCGCCGGATCGGTCGGAGCGGCCGACGCCGAGGGGCGGGTCTACGGCTCGTTCCGCGTCGCGAACATCTCGGACAGTGCCTGCACGGTCGAGGGCAGCGGCTCGGTGGGCGCGAGTGCCGAGGGCGGTGCGGACGCCTCGCGGATCCTGGTCGTCGACCATACGGCGGGGGACGCGGCGGCAGGGCTGCCCGACCCGTCCCTCCAGCCGGGCACGCTCATCCTCAAGCCCGGCCAGGCGTACGAGGTCAAGTTCGCCTGGATCCCGGCGGCGGGCGGCGGCACCAGCGGCTGCTCCACCACCGGCACACCGACTCCCGATCCGTCCACGGACCCGGCCCAGGACGGGCCGCAGGACAACCCCGGCACGGGTGAGCCGGGTGGTGGCGACGGCGGTGAGCCGCAGGACGCGAGCGTCCTGGTCAGCCACACACCGGAGGCGGGCGACCCGGCCGCGGCGAGCGTGACGATCGGCGGCGCCTGCGCCGGAACGATCTACCGCACCGGTCTGCTGGCGTCTCTCTAG
- a CDS encoding aspartate kinase has translation MGLVVQKYGGSSVSDAEGIKRVAKRIVEAKKNGHQVVVVVSAMGDTTDELIDLAEQVSPIPTGREFDMLLTAGERISMALLAMAIKNLGHEALSFTGSQAGVITDAVHNKARIIDVTPGRIRDALELGAVAIVAGFQGVSQKSKDITTLGRGGSDTTAVALAAALDAEVCEIYTDVDGVFTADPRVVKKARKINEIPYEDMLELAASGSKVLHLRCVEYARRYNIPIHVRSSFSGHQGTWVRNRPEAGEGEEGMEQAIISGVAHDTSEAKVTVVGVPDKPGEAAAIFRTISDAEINIDMVVQNVSAASTGLTDISFTLPKTDGHRAMEALTKAKSLIGFDSLRYDDQIAKISLIGAGMRTNPGVTATFFEALSNAGVNIELISTSEIRISVVTRADDVKDAVVAVHSAFGLDSDSDEAVVYGGTGR, from the coding sequence GTGGGCCTTGTCGTGCAGAAGTACGGAGGCTCCTCCGTTTCCGATGCCGAAGGCATCAAGCGGGTCGCCAAGCGAATCGTGGAAGCCAAGAAGAACGGCCACCAGGTGGTCGTCGTGGTCTCCGCGATGGGCGACACGACGGACGAGCTGATCGATCTCGCCGAGCAGGTATCCCCGATTCCTACTGGGCGCGAGTTCGACATGCTGCTGACCGCGGGGGAGCGGATCTCCATGGCCTTGCTGGCCATGGCGATCAAAAACCTCGGTCACGAGGCGCTGTCGTTCACCGGCAGCCAGGCGGGAGTCATCACCGACGCGGTTCACAACAAAGCGCGGATCATCGATGTCACGCCGGGCCGCATCCGTGACGCGCTCGAGCTGGGCGCGGTCGCGATCGTCGCGGGCTTCCAGGGCGTGTCCCAGAAGAGCAAGGACATCACCACCCTCGGCCGGGGCGGTTCGGACACCACGGCGGTCGCGCTGGCCGCGGCCCTGGATGCCGAGGTGTGCGAGATCTACACCGACGTGGACGGCGTGTTCACCGCCGATCCGCGCGTGGTGAAGAAGGCTCGCAAGATCAACGAGATTCCGTACGAGGACATGCTGGAGCTCGCCGCGAGCGGTTCCAAGGTGTTGCACCTGCGCTGCGTGGAGTACGCGCGCCGGTACAACATCCCCATCCACGTACGGTCGTCTTTCTCCGGCCACCAGGGCACCTGGGTGCGCAACCGGCCGGAAGCGGGAGAAGGAGAAGAAGGCATGGAGCAGGCGATCATCTCCGGGGTCGCGCACGACACGTCCGAGGCCAAGGTCACGGTCGTCGGGGTGCCGGACAAGCCGGGTGAGGCCGCGGCCATCTTCCGCACCATCTCCGACGCCGAGATCAACATCGACATGGTGGTGCAGAACGTCTCCGCCGCGTCGACCGGGCTGACCGACATCTCCTTCACGCTGCCGAAGACGGACGGCCACCGGGCGATGGAGGCGCTGACCAAGGCGAAGTCGCTGATCGGCTTCGACTCGCTGCGCTACGACGACCAGATCGCCAAGATCTCCCTGATCGGTGCCGGAATGCGCACCAACCCGGGGGTCACCGCGACCTTCTTCGAGGCGCTGTCGAACGCCGGGGTCAACATCGAGCTGATCTCGACCTCCGAGATCCGCATCTCGGTCGTCACCCGCGCCGACGATGTGAAGGACGCGGTGGTCGCCGTGCACAGCGCCTTCGGCCTGGACAGCGACAGCGACGAAGCGGTGGTTTACGGAGGGACTGGCCGATGA
- a CDS encoding aspartate-semialdehyde dehydrogenase — protein sequence MIGHGGAAGGDKPTLAVVGATGAVGTVMLSILSERADIWGEIRLIASPRSAGRKLTVRGEQVEVVALSEEAFEGVDVAMFDVPDEISARWAPIAASKGAVAVDNSGAFRMDPDVPLVVPEVNAHAARVRPRGIIANPNCTTLSMIVAMGALHAEFGLSELIVSSYQAVSGAGKEGIDALREQLALVAGTELGTHPGDVRRAVGDTGPFPAPMALNVVPFAGSLKEDGWSSEELKVRNESRKILGLPELRVTATCVRVPVITTHSLAVHARFENEVTVEAAHEILAGAPGVVLCDNPAEGEFPTPADAVGTDPTWVGRVRRSLDDPRALELFVCGDNLRKGAALNTAQIAEVVAAELAGGAAAR from the coding sequence ATGATCGGTCATGGCGGTGCCGCCGGGGGCGACAAGCCCACCCTCGCGGTCGTCGGTGCCACCGGCGCCGTCGGCACTGTCATGCTCTCGATCCTCTCGGAGCGCGCCGACATCTGGGGCGAGATCCGGCTGATCGCCTCGCCCCGCTCGGCCGGCCGGAAGCTGACCGTCCGGGGTGAGCAGGTCGAGGTCGTCGCGCTGAGCGAGGAGGCGTTCGAGGGCGTCGACGTCGCGATGTTCGACGTACCGGACGAGATCTCGGCGCGGTGGGCGCCCATCGCGGCGAGCAAGGGCGCGGTGGCCGTCGACAACTCCGGCGCGTTCCGGATGGACCCCGATGTCCCGCTGGTGGTGCCGGAGGTGAACGCGCACGCGGCCCGTGTCCGGCCGCGCGGCATCATCGCCAACCCCAACTGCACCACCCTGTCGATGATCGTGGCGATGGGCGCGCTGCACGCCGAGTTCGGGCTGAGCGAGCTGATCGTCTCCTCGTACCAGGCGGTCTCCGGTGCGGGCAAGGAAGGCATCGACGCCCTGCGCGAGCAGCTCGCGCTGGTCGCGGGTACGGAGTTGGGCACCCACCCCGGGGACGTACGGCGCGCGGTGGGCGACACCGGGCCGTTCCCGGCGCCGATGGCGCTCAATGTGGTGCCGTTCGCCGGTTCGCTCAAGGAGGACGGCTGGTCCTCCGAGGAGCTCAAGGTGCGCAACGAGTCCCGCAAGATCCTGGGGCTGCCGGAGCTGAGGGTTACCGCGACCTGTGTCCGGGTGCCCGTGATCACCACGCATTCGCTGGCCGTGCACGCGCGGTTCGAGAACGAGGTGACGGTCGAGGCGGCGCACGAGATCCTGGCGGGCGCCCCCGGTGTGGTGCTGTGCGACAACCCGGCGGAGGGCGAATTCCCCACCCCCGCCGACGCCGTGGGCACCGACCCCACCTGGGTGGGCCGGGTGCGGCGGTCGCTGGACGACCCGAGGGCGCTGGAGCTGTTCGTCTGTGGCGACAACCTGCGTAAGGGCGCGGCCCTGAACACCGCGCAGATCGCGGAGGTCGTCGCGGCGGAGCTGGCCGGCGGCGCCGCCGCGAGGTGA
- a CDS encoding DUF5063 domain-containing protein: MSDATLHDAHPDPDDFAVQISDQIESFIVAVTEVAKGDEPDSAVPFLLLELSQLLLAGGRLGAHEDFVPDERYEPDVGPEPDVDELRERFAVLLEPVDIYSEVFDPYVPRSQPVACRISDDLAGIITDLRHGMAHYREGRISEALWWWQFSYLSNWGTTASAALRALQSLVAHVRLDSPLDELDGLDTDSNAGGDEELAEEAGRVMAAEIAGPLGLRSGPR; the protein is encoded by the coding sequence ATGTCTGACGCAACGCTGCACGACGCCCACCCGGACCCGGACGACTTCGCGGTCCAGATCTCCGACCAGATCGAGAGCTTCATCGTCGCGGTCACCGAAGTCGCCAAGGGGGACGAGCCGGACAGCGCTGTGCCGTTTCTGCTCCTCGAGCTGTCCCAGCTGCTCCTCGCGGGCGGTCGGCTCGGCGCGCACGAGGACTTCGTTCCGGACGAGCGGTACGAACCGGATGTCGGCCCGGAGCCGGACGTCGACGAGCTGCGTGAGCGCTTCGCCGTGCTGCTGGAGCCGGTGGACATCTACTCGGAGGTCTTCGACCCGTACGTGCCGCGCAGCCAGCCCGTCGCCTGCCGGATCTCCGACGATCTCGCCGGGATCATCACCGATCTGCGGCACGGGATGGCGCACTACCGCGAGGGCCGGATCAGCGAGGCGCTGTGGTGGTGGCAGTTCTCGTACCTCTCCAACTGGGGGACGACCGCCTCGGCGGCCCTGCGCGCCCTGCAGTCGCTGGTCGCGCACGTACGGCTGGACAGCCCGCTGGACGAGCTGGACGGCCTGGACACGGACAGCAACGCGGGCGGTGACGAGGAACTCGCGGAGGAGGCCGGCCGGGTTATGGCGGCGGAGATCGCGGGGCCGCTCGGCCTGCGGTCGGGGCCGCGCTGA
- a CDS encoding cytochrome P450: MSNLRSNIVSWLGRKYFSRIQKNGFDLSKMSFLPDATLAPLRRDGLDPIADLSRTRAKEPISKIWLPFGINAWLVTGYDETKAVLGKAKGFSSDFTNLAERNIGVAPQQNPGGLGFSDPPTHTRLRRLLTPEFTMRRLSRLTPRIHSIVEERLDEMAAAEGPVDLVEAFALPIPALVICELLGVPYEDRDDFQRHSTARFDLFGGANASLGAMSDSLSYLHGIVQKQRETPGDGLLGMLVKEHGDEVDDQELAGLADGVLTGGLETTASMLALGTLVLLQAPEHFAAIRDHDDVVDPFVEELLRYLTVVQVAFPRFAREDMEIAGTRISAGDLVLCSLSGANRDEKLGPDMERVDPHRQAPSHLAFGYGIHRCIGAELAKMELRAAYPALIRRFPEMQLAVPAEKLSFRKLSIVYGVDELPVLLR, from the coding sequence ATGTCGAATCTCCGCTCAAACATCGTCTCCTGGCTGGGCCGCAAGTACTTTTCGAGAATTCAGAAGAATGGGTTCGACTTGTCCAAGATGTCGTTCCTCCCGGACGCCACGCTGGCACCGCTGAGGCGCGATGGACTCGACCCCATTGCCGATCTGTCCCGAACCAGGGCAAAAGAACCCATCAGCAAGATATGGCTGCCTTTCGGCATCAATGCCTGGCTTGTCACCGGATATGACGAGACCAAGGCGGTGCTCGGAAAGGCGAAGGGGTTCAGCTCCGATTTCACCAACCTCGCGGAACGGAACATCGGCGTCGCCCCGCAGCAGAATCCGGGAGGTCTCGGCTTCAGCGATCCACCGACGCATACGAGACTGCGACGCCTGCTGACGCCCGAATTCACCATGCGGCGGCTCAGCAGGCTCACCCCGCGCATCCACTCCATCGTGGAGGAGCGCCTCGACGAGATGGCGGCGGCCGAGGGCCCGGTGGATCTCGTGGAGGCATTCGCCCTCCCCATTCCCGCGCTGGTCATCTGCGAACTGCTCGGGGTGCCGTACGAGGACCGCGATGACTTCCAGCGCCACAGCACCGCGCGGTTCGATCTCTTCGGCGGGGCGAACGCCTCCCTCGGCGCGATGTCGGACTCCCTTTCCTATCTGCACGGGATCGTGCAGAAGCAGCGTGAGACGCCCGGCGACGGGCTGCTCGGCATGCTGGTGAAGGAGCACGGCGATGAAGTCGACGACCAGGAGCTGGCCGGGCTCGCCGACGGGGTGCTGACCGGCGGTCTGGAGACGACGGCGAGCATGCTGGCGCTGGGCACGCTGGTGCTGCTCCAGGCCCCCGAGCACTTCGCCGCGATACGTGATCACGACGATGTCGTGGACCCGTTCGTGGAGGAGCTGCTGCGCTATCTCACGGTGGTGCAGGTGGCCTTCCCGCGGTTCGCCCGCGAGGACATGGAGATCGCGGGCACGCGGATATCCGCCGGCGATCTGGTGCTGTGCTCACTGAGCGGCGCCAACCGCGACGAGAAGCTGGGTCCGGACATGGAGCGGGTCGATCCGCACCGGCAGGCCCCCTCGCATCTGGCCTTCGGATACGGCATCCACCGCTGCATCGGCGCCGAGCTGGCCAAGATGGAACTCCGGGCCGCCTACCCCGCCCTCATACGGCGGTTCCCGGAGATGCAACTCGCCGTACCGGCGGAGAAGCTCTCCTTCCGGAAGCTCTCCATCGTCTATGGCGTGGACGAGCTGCCGGTGCTGCTGAGGTAG
- a CDS encoding S9 family peptidase — protein sequence MTESTESMPDWEKRFRAPRVGLPDWAEEAPDHSLFVSNATGTYELYAWDRATGAQRQVTDRPNGTTDGVLSPDGRWIWWFSDTDGDEFGVWLRQPFSGGEGDERPADEPATPGLDPSYSAGLALGRDGTAVVGRSTDEDGSTIHVVRPGGEPEEIYRHRESAGVGDLTHDGTLIAIEHTEHGDAMHSAIRVLRLDGTAVAELDDTKGGTEELGLSVMGFAPVEGDTRLLVGHQRRGRWEPMVWDPVTGVETALAIDLPGDVGADWFPDGSALLVEHSHHARSELLRYDLGSGELTRLETPAGTISGATARPDGTVEFLWSSAEKPPQVRSTSGRTVLDPPGFAAPESVRVTDAWVDGPGGRVHALVQQPAGEGPFPTVFDIHGGPTWHDSDAFAAGPAAWVDHGFAVVRVNYRGSTGYGRAWTDALKHRVGLIELEDIAAVREWAVASGLADPERLVLSGGSWGGYLTLLGIGTQPDSWALGLAAVPVADYVTAYHDEMEALKAMDRTLLGGTPEEVPERFEASSPLTYVDQVRAPVYISAGLNDPRCPIRQIDNYVERLEQRGAPHEVYRYDAGHGSLVVEERIKQLRLEIEFARRHLGSGPHPAPSEPPARAV from the coding sequence ATGACTGAGAGCACGGAGTCCATGCCGGACTGGGAAAAGCGCTTCCGGGCGCCGCGAGTGGGGCTGCCCGACTGGGCGGAAGAAGCCCCGGACCACTCATTGTTCGTCTCCAACGCCACGGGCACATACGAGCTGTACGCATGGGATCGGGCGACCGGTGCGCAGCGGCAGGTCACGGACCGGCCGAATGGGACGACCGACGGGGTGTTGTCGCCGGACGGCCGGTGGATCTGGTGGTTCTCGGACACCGATGGCGATGAGTTCGGGGTGTGGTTGCGCCAGCCGTTCAGCGGCGGCGAGGGGGACGAGCGCCCGGCCGACGAGCCCGCGACCCCCGGCCTTGACCCCTCCTATTCCGCGGGGCTCGCGCTGGGCCGGGACGGCACGGCGGTCGTCGGGCGGTCCACCGACGAGGACGGCTCGACCATCCATGTGGTGCGGCCGGGCGGCGAGCCCGAGGAGATCTACCGGCATCGCGAGTCCGCCGGAGTGGGCGATCTCACCCATGACGGGACGCTGATCGCGATCGAGCACACCGAGCACGGCGACGCGATGCACTCGGCGATCCGGGTCCTGCGCCTCGATGGGACGGCCGTCGCGGAGCTGGACGACACCAAGGGCGGCACCGAGGAGCTGGGCCTGTCCGTGATGGGCTTCGCGCCCGTCGAGGGGGACACCCGGCTGCTGGTCGGGCACCAGCGGCGCGGCCGGTGGGAGCCCATGGTGTGGGATCCGGTGACCGGTGTGGAGACCGCGCTGGCGATCGATCTGCCCGGTGACGTCGGGGCGGACTGGTTCCCGGACGGATCGGCGCTGCTGGTCGAGCACAGCCATCACGCGCGCAGCGAGCTGCTGCGGTACGACCTCGGCTCCGGCGAGCTGACCCGCCTGGAGACCCCGGCGGGGACGATCTCGGGCGCCACGGCGCGGCCGGACGGCACGGTGGAGTTCCTGTGGTCGTCGGCCGAGAAGCCGCCCCAGGTGCGGTCCACGAGCGGGCGGACGGTGCTGGACCCGCCCGGTTTCGCGGCCCCGGAGTCGGTGCGGGTCACCGACGCGTGGGTGGACGGCCCCGGCGGGCGGGTGCACGCGCTGGTGCAGCAGCCCGCGGGCGAGGGCCCCTTCCCGACGGTCTTCGACATCCACGGCGGGCCGACCTGGCATGACAGCGACGCCTTCGCGGCGGGCCCGGCGGCCTGGGTGGACCACGGCTTCGCCGTGGTGCGGGTCAACTACCGCGGCTCGACCGGTTACGGGCGGGCGTGGACGGACGCGCTCAAGCACCGGGTCGGGCTGATCGAGCTGGAGGACATCGCGGCCGTGCGGGAGTGGGCGGTGGCCTCCGGGCTCGCCGACCCCGAGCGGCTGGTGCTGTCCGGCGGTTCATGGGGCGGCTATCTGACGCTGCTGGGGATCGGGACCCAGCCGGATTCCTGGGCGCTGGGGCTGGCCGCGGTCCCGGTCGCGGACTATGTGACGGCCTATCACGACGAGATGGAGGCCCTGAAGGCGATGGACCGCACCCTGCTGGGCGGCACCCCGGAGGAGGTGCCGGAGCGGTTCGAGGCGTCGTCCCCGCTGACCTATGTGGATCAGGTGCGGGCGCCGGTCTACATCTCGGCGGGGCTGAACGACCCCCGCTGCCCCATACGGCAGATCGACAACTATGTGGAGCGGCTCGAGCAGCGCGGCGCCCCGCATGAGGTCTACCGCTATGACGCGGGGCACGGCTCGCTGGTCGTCGAGGAGCGGATCAAGCAGTTGCGCTTGGAGATCGAGTTCGCTCGGCGTCATCTGGGGTCCGGTCCGCACCCGGCACCGTCGGAGCCGCCGGCTCGGGCGGTGTGA
- a CDS encoding VOC family protein, which translates to MAADLDRAHTFYGELFGWGFRPTRQGHGRYTIAYTEGGVPTVGIGASSPSAGVTLPVIWTTYFAADSADEVASRVQERGGTVAVGPLEFGSGRVAWAADPDGANFGIWEGDLTSAWWGERRPGAPVWLELRTRDAFEAALFYGQVFGWDSQERERCDVRFEHDRVVLHIDGKAVAGLRGGAIEAAPDPNVRPRWRVYFCVKDVDEVAERAAELGGGILSSPTDTPYGRVAALRDPEGGIFNVAAIRSEPADGDAASAGSG; encoded by the coding sequence ATGGCAGCGGATCTGGACCGCGCGCACACCTTCTACGGAGAGCTCTTCGGCTGGGGCTTCCGCCCCACCCGGCAGGGGCACGGCCGTTACACCATCGCGTACACCGAAGGCGGCGTACCGACCGTCGGCATCGGCGCCTCGTCCCCGTCGGCGGGGGTGACCCTCCCGGTCATCTGGACCACGTACTTCGCGGCGGACAGCGCGGACGAGGTGGCCTCGCGCGTCCAGGAGCGCGGTGGCACGGTCGCGGTCGGGCCGCTGGAGTTCGGCAGCGGCCGGGTGGCCTGGGCGGCCGACCCGGACGGGGCCAACTTCGGCATCTGGGAGGGCGATCTGACCTCCGCCTGGTGGGGCGAGCGCAGACCGGGCGCGCCCGTATGGCTGGAGCTGCGCACCCGCGACGCCTTCGAGGCGGCGCTCTTCTACGGGCAGGTCTTCGGCTGGGACAGCCAGGAGCGCGAGCGCTGCGACGTCCGCTTCGAACACGACCGGGTGGTCCTCCATATCGACGGTAAGGCGGTCGCGGGGCTGCGCGGCGGCGCCATCGAGGCCGCCCCGGACCCGAACGTCCGGCCCCGCTGGCGGGTCTACTTCTGCGTGAAGGACGTCGACGAGGTCGCCGAACGCGCCGCGGAGCTCGGCGGCGGCATCCTCTCCTCGCCGACCGATACCCCCTATGGGCGCGTCGCGGCGCTGCGCGATCCGGAGGGCGGCATCTTCAACGTGGCGGCGATCAGGAGTGAACCCGCCGACGGGGATGCCGCTTCCGCGGGGTCCGGCTGA
- a CDS encoding VOC family protein → MSVELNHTIVHSLDNRESAEFLANILGLEVGEEWGPFVPLETSNGVTLDFATIPGESIVMQHYAFLISDEEFDAAFERIRQQGVTYYADPHLKQPGEINHHHGGRGLYFMDPAGHGMEIITRPYGNEE, encoded by the coding sequence GTGTCTGTCGAGTTGAATCACACGATCGTCCATTCTCTGGACAACCGCGAATCCGCAGAATTCCTGGCGAACATCCTTGGCCTCGAGGTGGGAGAAGAGTGGGGCCCGTTCGTTCCGCTGGAGACGAGTAACGGCGTCACCCTGGACTTCGCCACAATTCCCGGTGAGTCGATCGTCATGCAGCATTACGCGTTCCTCATTTCGGACGAGGAGTTCGACGCGGCTTTCGAGCGGATCCGGCAGCAGGGGGTCACGTACTACGCCGATCCCCATCTGAAGCAGCCGGGCGAGATCAACCACCATCACGGCGGGCGCGGGCTGTACTTCATGGACCCGGCCGGTCATGGCATGGAGATCATCACTCGCCCGTACGGCAACGAGGAGTAG
- a CDS encoding nuclear transport factor 2 family protein: MADIAATVETYWATAQARDWRAFGATLADDVRYELPQTRERVLGRDGVVRFNAEYLGEWSLEVERVIADGEQAVSWVRFSEDEEETQAISFFTASADGRIQTITDFWPASYEPPREREQMVERF, encoded by the coding sequence ATGGCCGACATAGCCGCGACAGTGGAGACGTACTGGGCAACGGCCCAGGCCAGGGACTGGCGGGCGTTCGGTGCCACTCTCGCCGACGACGTCCGCTACGAACTGCCGCAAACCCGCGAGCGGGTGCTCGGCCGGGACGGTGTGGTCCGCTTCAACGCCGAGTACCTGGGCGAGTGGAGTCTGGAGGTCGAGCGTGTCATCGCCGACGGCGAGCAGGCGGTCTCCTGGGTGCGCTTCAGCGAGGACGAGGAGGAGACACAGGCGATCAGCTTCTTCACCGCCTCGGCGGACGGCCGGATCCAGACCATCACCGACTTCTGGCCGGCGTCGTACGAGCCTCCGCGTGAGCGCGAGCAAATGGTCGAGCGCTTCTGA
- a CDS encoding SigE family RNA polymerase sigma factor produces the protein MPVIAPWPTARPAHITTGREDTDDAMAAGTTVDHLTETYRAHYRSLLGLAALLLDDTASCEDVVQEAFIRVHSARKRVRDPEKTLAYLRQTVVNLSRSALRRRILGLKLLSKPMPDMASAEEGAYEQLERDQLIKAMRGLQRRQREVLVLRYFADMTEAQVAETLGISLGSVKAYGSRGIAALRVAMEAPA, from the coding sequence ATGCCGGTGATCGCGCCATGGCCGACGGCCCGCCCCGCGCACATCACAACAGGGCGCGAGGACACTGACGACGCGATGGCAGCGGGCACCACAGTCGATCACCTCACCGAGACCTACCGCGCCCATTACCGGTCGCTGCTGGGTCTCGCCGCGCTCCTTCTCGACGACACCGCGTCCTGCGAGGACGTCGTGCAGGAAGCGTTCATCCGTGTGCACTCGGCGCGCAAGAGAGTCCGGGATCCCGAGAAGACCCTTGCCTATCTGCGGCAGACGGTCGTCAATCTCTCCCGCTCCGCGCTGCGTCGGCGCATCCTCGGGCTGAAGCTGCTCTCCAAGCCGATGCCCGATATGGCCAGTGCCGAGGAAGGGGCGTACGAACAGCTTGAACGCGATCAACTGATCAAGGCGATGAGGGGACTTCAGCGCCGTCAGCGCGAGGTTCTCGTGCTGCGCTACTTCGCCGATATGACCGAGGCCCAGGTGGCCGAGACGCTGGGCATATCGCTCGGCTCGGTCAAGGCGTACGGCTCGCGCGGCATCGCGGCGCTCCGCGTCGCCATGGAGGCTCCGGCATGA
- a CDS encoding SURF1 family protein — MYRFLLTPRWWVINVFTLLAIPVCLFMGSWQLSRFETRVDTHNQQQDDASRERKAAARPLSDLLPVTAKTSGERATATGRYDTTHQLLVPDRRLDGRDGFYVLTLLRVDGDVGGGKGRADGRAGAEDEPGAKAGAGAKALPVVRGWLPGDADDPAAAAKVPAPPSGEVTVTGALQASEHQGGDGVSAAGGLPRGQLGMISAASLVNLVPYQVYDAWVTSSQAPGALKPVPPTAAEGTGLDIKAFQNLGYTGEWFVFAGFVIFMWFRLFRREAETARDLALGITPPEPAAPTVPGADRTPDDAERTRSPSATA, encoded by the coding sequence GTGTATCGGTTTCTGCTGACACCCCGCTGGTGGGTGATCAACGTGTTCACCCTGCTGGCGATCCCGGTCTGCCTCTTCATGGGCAGCTGGCAGCTCAGCCGCTTCGAGACGCGCGTCGACACGCATAACCAGCAGCAGGACGACGCCTCCCGCGAGCGGAAGGCCGCGGCCCGGCCGCTCAGCGATCTGCTGCCGGTCACCGCGAAGACCTCCGGGGAGCGGGCTACCGCCACCGGCCGATACGACACCACACATCAACTCCTCGTGCCCGACAGGCGGCTGGACGGCCGCGACGGCTTCTATGTGCTGACCCTGCTCCGCGTGGACGGGGACGTCGGCGGAGGCAAGGGCAGGGCCGACGGCAGGGCCGGGGCCGAGGACGAGCCCGGGGCCAAGGCCGGGGCCGGGGCCAAGGCGCTGCCCGTCGTCCGTGGGTGGCTCCCCGGCGACGCCGACGATCCGGCGGCCGCCGCCAAGGTGCCCGCGCCCCCCTCCGGTGAGGTGACCGTCACAGGGGCCCTCCAGGCGTCCGAGCACCAGGGCGGTGACGGGGTGAGCGCGGCCGGTGGTCTCCCCCGCGGTCAGCTCGGCATGATCAGCGCCGCCTCCCTGGTCAACCTGGTGCCGTACCAGGTGTACGACGCCTGGGTGACCTCCTCCCAGGCTCCCGGGGCCCTGAAGCCGGTGCCCCCCACGGCGGCGGAGGGCACCGGGCTCGATATCAAGGCGTTCCAGAACCTGGGCTACACCGGTGAGTGGTTCGTCTTCGCGGGCTTCGTGATCTTCATGTGGTTCCGGCTGTTCCGCCGCGAGGCCGAGACGGCCCGTGATCTGGCCCTCGGCATCACACCGCCCGAGCCGGCGGCTCCGACGGTGCCGGGTGCGGACCGGACCCCAGATGACGCCGAGCGAACTCGATCTCCAAGCGCAACTGCTTGA